A window from Triticum aestivum cultivar Chinese Spring chromosome 6D, IWGSC CS RefSeq v2.1, whole genome shotgun sequence encodes these proteins:
- the LOC123145093 gene encoding SPX domain-containing membrane protein OsI_08463, whose amino-acid sequence MVNFGKVLASDQLEEWKEYYINYKMMKKKVKQYVQQTQDGGRNHEQVLKEFSRMLDEQIEKVVLFLLTQQGHLASRLEKLGQQRAILTEHSDISQVSQVREAYRQVGLDLVKLLRFVDMNATGIRKILKKFDKRFGYRFTDYYVSTRANHPYSQLQPIFKQVGIVAVAGALTRNLASLQDHQGSFISIYDHPSITLKDPVIEQINNSVQKLTHSTTFLTFLGQHAMIIPEDVQTSSEDLVDDQSYHFMSLMLNLVNTFLYMVNTYIIVPTADDYSVSLGAAATVCGVIIGSMAVAQVFSSVYFSAWSNRSYFRPLVFSSIMLFSGNVLYALAYDLNSLTVLILGRLLCGLGSARAVNRRYISDCVPLKIRLKASAGFVSASALGMACGPALAGLLQTEFKIYAVTFNQNTLPGWIMSLAWVGNLIWLWISFKEPDHFAKENAVNTQSSDSGHGRNDNLEGGLAQPLLTEAKERQGENADNNENDPKESHKAATSIAAAYRLLTPSVKVQLLIYFMLKFAMEILLSESSVVTTFYFNWSTSTVAIFLAVLGLTVLPVNVIVGSYITNLFQDRQILVASEIMVLIGIASSFHFGSSYCVAQYVVSALITFVFAEVLEGVNLSLLSRVMSSRLSRGTYNGGLLSTEAGTLARVAADMTITAAGYLGQSQLLNATLLPSLVICVASIAATFGTYNTLY is encoded by the exons ATACTATATTAATTACAAAATGATGAAGAAAAAGGTAAAACAGTATGTTCAGCAGACTCAAGATGGTGGAAGAAATCATGAACAGGTTCTTAAGGAGTTCTCAAGGATGCTTGACGAACAG ATTGAAAAGGTTGTGCTCTTTCTACTGACACAGCAAGGTCATCTTGCTAGCAGGCTCGAGAAATTGGGACAACAGCGTGCCATACTCACGGAACATTCCGATATATCACAAGTTTCTCAAGTGCGAGAGGCGTATAGGCAAGTTGGGCTTGATCTTGTGAAGCTCCTTAGATTTGTTGATATGAATGCTACTGGGATCCGGAAGATTCTTAAGAAGTTCGATAAGCGCTTCGGCTATCGGTTTACAGATTATTACGTCTCGACTCGTGCAAACCATCCTTATTCTCAGCTTCAGCCGATCTTCAAGCAAGTG GGTATCGTAGCTGTTGCTGGTGCTTTGACACGTAACCTTGCATCTCTGCAAGATCACCAAGGAAGCTTTATATCCATCTATGATCACCCATCAATCACCTTGAAG GACCCTGTCATCGAACAAATAAATAATTCAGTACAGAAACTCACGCACAGCACAACCTTCCTTACATTCCTAGGACAACACGCAATGATCATTCCAGAAGACGTGCAAACTAGCTCGGAAGATCTCGTCGATGACCAGAGCTACCATTTCATGTCgctgatgctcaacctagtgaACACATTCCTCTACATGGTGAACACATACATCATCGTGCCGACTGCAGATGACTATTCGGTGAGCCTTGGTGCCGCAGCGACTGTTTGCGGTGTGATTATCGGGTCGATGGCAGTTGCCCAAGTGTTCTCTTCGGTATATTTCAGTGCCTGGTCCAACAGGTCATACTTTAGGCCCCTCGTATTCAGCAGCATCATGCTGTTTTCCGGGAACGTGCTGTACGCTTTGGCGTATGATCTGAATTCCCTAACTGTTCTCATACTTGGCCGGCTGCTCTGCGG GTTGGGTTCTGCCAGAGCTGTGAACCGTCGGTATATCAGCGACTGTGTGCCTCTAAAAATCCGGCTGAAAGCCTCTGCAGGGTTCGTCAGTGCTAGTGCGCTTGGAATGGCATGCGGTCCTGCGCTGGCTGGTTTGCTGCAGACTGAATTTAAGATCTATGCAGTAACTTTTAATCAGAACACCTTGCCCGGGTGGATCATGTCCCTTGCTTGGGTTGGCAATTTGATTTGGCTATGGATTTCATTCAAAGAGCCAGATCACTTTGCTAAAGAGAATGCTGTCAACACACAGTCATCTGATTCCG GCCATGGACGAAATGATAATTTGGAGGGCGGTTTAGCACAGCCTTTGCTCACAGAGGCAAAGGAGAGGCAGGGTGAAAATGCAGACAACAACGAAAACGACCCCAAAGAGAGTCATAAAGCAGCAACATCGATTGCCGCAGCATACAGATTGCTCACGCCATCTGTGAAG GTTCAGTTATTGATCTACTTCATGCTCAAGTTTGCAATGGAGATTCTACTCTCCGAGTCTAGTGTTGTCACTACGTTCTATTTTAACTGGTCCACGAGCACGGTGGCCATCTTTCTAGCTGTTCTAGGGCTGACGGTTCTTCCGGTCAACGTCATCGTGGGAAGCTATATCACCAATCTGTTCCAGGACAG GCAAATCTTGGTGGCGTCTGAGATCATGGTCCTGATCGGCATCGCCTCGAGCTTCCACTTCGGCTCCAGCTACTGCGTTGCTCAGTACGTCGTGTCGGCTCTCATCACGTTCGTATTCGCCGAGGTTCTTGAAg GGGTCAACCTGTCCCTCCTGTCCCGGGtgatgtcgtcgaggctctcccgGGGCACCTACAACGGCGGCCTCCTCTCGACGGAGGCTGGGACGCTGGCCCGCGTCGCAGCGGacatgacgatcaccgcggcgggGTACCTGGGGCAGAGCCAGCTCCTGAACGCCACCCTGCTGCCGTCTTTGGTGATCTGCGTAGCCTCCATCGCGGCGACATTCGGCACTTATAACACCCTGTACTGA